In the Drosophila teissieri strain GT53w chromosome 3R, Prin_Dtei_1.1, whole genome shotgun sequence genome, CGTTCGGTTCGTCACACTTTCGTCGGAAAGACACCAAGATCAATGCGGTGGCTCCCTTCGAAATTCATGGAACCGGAAACAGTACTGGTATTGGTTTTGTAAGCTGCAGTACTTGGGCGTCATAATAAGACTTAAGGTGGCTTCAATAAAAGCTCGCAACCTGCCACTGACACAGTGCCTCAAAACGGAATCCTCAAAGTCAAGGAAGTTTGCTCCACATGAATAAATTATGTCATGGCTGTGTGTGGAAAGCGACCACGTAGGTGAAGCTGTGACTCTCAGAAACGGTAACATTGTTGAGGTGGAACCACCAGAAAAGCCCgcaatattaaattgattttagaTCACTTAAGTTCGCAAAGCACGGTGCACAGACCAGtaatcaaatattaattgCTGTGGGAATTgagccaaataaaacaaaatataaaaataataaaacatgtTTGTCTACCTACCCAGCAGCCTTCACAGTTACCTTGCGGCGCAAACAAAATTCAACTTTCTGAGCCACTCGAGtcaaaagaaaaccaattttCGGCATGCTCAAAAACTACTTGAAAACACAAACCTTGGCGTTTCGATGGTCGTGGAACTTGAGATTGAGATTGGAATTGGGTTTGGGTTCATGTTTGTGGGTCTCGGGCTTTAGAGAAGGACACCTTGATTTCGTGTTTCACTTCGTATCGACACGATGCCCTTCCTTGtcacatatatattatgtCTTTGGGCTGGCCTTTGTTGGCtggtaaatatatatttatttgccggcctgtgtgtgtgaaacatttcaatttcctaAAGGACCTGCGGGCCGGTCGAGGGTTTGAGCCACAACAAAATAGCCGCCGGCTAGCTTTAAACATTCCATTAGGGCCAAAGACAAGGCGAaatataccatatacatatatttgcttATTCTTTCGCCTGACCTGGCTCAGTGCCAACTCATTGCCTTGCTTGGAAAGGCCGCAAAAGGAATTTCTGccacataattaaaaaagaattgtATGTGGCTGAAGAGAGGGTCGCAATTTGCATCTTATTCTTTCCAAGAACTGGATTCTAATTCTTGCCCTAAATATTTTCCCTTGCAGTGCGATGTTTTCGACGATATTGACCTATCGGACCTGTGTTACTTCGAGTGTGGCATCAAGAACGTAAATCATAGTTTTCAGGTAAGTCGTAACTAAACGATGGAGGACCATAAATGTGTAATGTGAAAAGTTTGACTTTCAAGCTCAGGTTTCGAACTTCGTTGGGCTCAGTATTTCATTGCCCGTGGGCACCTTTCGCTAATTAGTTCACCAATTTGACTACTAGCCATCTGTTTCCTACAATAACTGCCTTTTAATTACCAACCAATACCAACTTTTGATAACAATGTGAGACCATTTGGCAGGCCCCCAGAACATTTCCTCGAGGTGTTGGGTAAGTAAATAGGAAACGGAAAGGCTTCTCGCCTTAACTTCGATATTCCGAGGACTGGGAGCAAGAAGTACCTGTTTGCGATTGACTGGTGTATCAGATACACACGCAAAAGTCAACCAAGAACCCCACTCTTACCAATATCCTTTTATTTCTCTATacaaaaaaggggaaataggcgagcagaaaagcaaaagtcagaaggaaaacaaaagaaatcgAAGCAAAACGTAAACATTCAACGCggtctgcatgctgaattaGCATAAGTAGGTGACCTTCTGCCAGTTCGAAATCTGATATACTCTTCAccatatgtactttatatgtaaatttttGGTTTCTCTTCATACACGAATGCGCAACATTTGATGCGGGAAATTAGAACGTTTACAGGAAATCCTCGGAAAGCTGAATTTCTGGGCCCAGCTTGTTGCTCAATTTCGTGCGCCTtaccaataataaaaatctcCATATATACATTCTTTATACTttcttataatataaataataaaattgccAGCCGAGCGAATAAGGGAGCCCCAACACTGGAAATTGCCAAAAGGCTTTTCCCTCTTCACTTTCGGGAAAATGTTATTAGCGAAGAGGCGGTACCCATCATCGCTTTTATTGTCTTTTGTCAGTTGAGTTTCCACGACGGTTGGCGTGATTCCGAATAACCCTTGAGCAaatgtatgcttaaggtgttGTCTAAAAAAGAGAAGAATCAAAATTTGATGGTGGATCCTCTTATAGCTGGTTTAAGCCAAGGCAAATccttatatttttaaataccgAAACTTTTCTGTCGAGGGAATAACTaaagtgtttttttctttgtttagcCAAATAgaaagcaaattcaatttgcaatgtTTCACGACCGCCCACAGGTCGCGAGTCCTGCCAAAAGCAATGCACTCAGGATACTACGAGTGCTTGTCAACAATGTCAGCGACACCATAAACCGCAAACAAAAGAATTCACTCATTGCAACCGTCAGTGTcacgaaaataaaacagcaaataAGCCAATGAGCTGAACATTCAATAAAAAACGGATAGGAAAACACATTCGCGGAAAAACCAATTTTCCGTGAAAGCGCCATAACAAGTTTTCCATCAATCTTGAAGTGCAAACAGAAGAGGTTCATATTGAATTTCGGTTTAcctaaaatatgtatttataaaccTATTCACaagaaaagaatttatttagcAATTAACTTAAAGCTGGGGAAGAACTTAAGTTTTTTTATCACTTATAAGAGTCGCATAACCTTTAGTGTTCCCAGGCCAACTGCGAAACACatattttcgatttatttagCAGCGTCCTATTCTATCAGTTTCCTTCTTTGCAAATAACTTTTGCCCTTCCAAACATCAATCATGGAATTGGGCTAAGATGGGTTTTATGTCTCCATTGCTCGGATGCTGCTTGATTGTGTGACTTTTACAACGAAGTTATATTCTATGACTTTGCTCCAAGTTTTTCATTACTGTGTATTTAAATCTTAGATAATCTTATGAACTGATTAGTGGTGACCAAGAGCACTTGTAAGTCATCCGCTGGACGACTAATTAACACCAACAACTGGCTTATTATGAAGGACCGCATATTCAATAGTCGTCTAAAACAAAGGGCAATCAAGCGTGACAGCCTCAATTTGCGTACTTCACTTATCGATGGAAATTTTCATGTACCCCTTACCACACTCCTCTCGACGCGCAAACTTTCTGGGAATTTGTAATAGCAATCAAGCTGATTGATTGTCTTCACCACACACAGCGAACAAACAGCAGCGGCATCAATTATGCAAGATGAAGCTCGACTTCTGTTAATTTTGcaccacgcggcgtatgcgtaatgcgcAATTCGAGCGTCTGCCGAGCTCCCTTGCAAATTGAGCAAAGTGCCAGTCATCAGAGCAGTTTGGCATCCcagaatttgttttaaaaaatgagtAATTTCTTCGTCGCTTATAGCAGAACTTAATTGATTTCCAAGAACAATAGCAGTCTACAAAGTTATTCCCCAACGTCAAATATTTTCGTAATTAGGGCATTTCCTACACTGgctttttgttattatttagcAAATGTCATCGCCAGAGATACAGgcaattgtttaattgtttgctcAGATTTAGTGTTGATTCGAGACCCCAATCAAAAGTTTCGTTATCCCAATTTAGAGTCGTAAAGTCAAGTGTTGTTAAATGTCAAATGGCAGTGCTTAAATAATTAGTGCATTCATCAGAAAGTCaatcttatttattaataattaatatttgcaGATGGTTACTTGGAAACTGCCTACTCACTGATATGAAAGAGCTTTTCAGCCTTTGTGTATTCATTTCATAATTTCCAATTTAACACAATGATGTCTTCAAGTTTATTACTTAGCAAGGCATTTCTATCGTGTTTATTGTTCACGCTAAAGCAAACATTGCAATATTAAAGCATGTTGGTTTCTAAGAAACACACAAAGCTCTGGATTATTAGTTTTCCCCTCAGGGATCCGGCAAgttgaaaattgtataattttcgcatttgcttTGTTATGGCATTAGCCCAGTTTCAGCTAATTCCGAGGCTTCCAGCGGGCTAAAGACTCTCACTGCCCTTGATGTAATTTACCAGAGATGAACCCAATGTATGAATTGTCTAACCAGTCtttaaatttgtgtttatgcccgttactcgtagagtaaaagggtatactagattcgttgaaaagtatgtaacaggcagaaggaagcgtttccgaccatataaaatgtatatattcttgattaggatcaatatgaacgtcaagatcttaggaattacaaaagctagaaagttgaaattaagcatgcagactccagagacatagacgcagcgcaagtttgttgacccacgttgccacgcccactctaacgcatacaaaccgcccaaagctgccacgccattgctttgatatttttccatttttattagtcttgtaacgCCCAATTTCTCCTTCGGAAATCCACGAGcggagtaacgggtatcagatagtcggggaactcgactatagcggtCTCTCTTGTTGTTTCTTCCACTATTCCTGGATAATAAATACGTCTCAAATAAAACGTCTCTGAGACTTAAAAACGTTGAATTTCCTTTTTACCCATAAATTTGATATTTGCTGCACTTTGCGTTGCGAATGGGTTTCGCAAAATTTAGATttacttacatacataataaagtaaatataagtaaaagTGATCAATATTCACTGCCTTTAAGAATCGTTAAAGGAAAACCGCaaacttattttaaaattcacttaaaaacaaaaggagaGCGAATGCAGGATTTGATACTTTAAAACTCAGTCAAATGACCGAAGGAAGGCTGTTGATATTacaaaagttattttaaaagttCTCCCTATCATCTTGTGCGGTAACGTAAAAACGGCTAGTTTGTATTTCCGTGTCTTTTTCTAAATAATGTAGGGAAATAAGAATCTTCACGGCGAGCCTGGTGGAGAAAGCCAAACGGTTTTGAAGTCCTCTTCTGAGGGataacgcggcgtatgcgtaatttggAGTTTGCTTCTGTTCCTTCTTCATGAGGCTCCTTGTTATGAATACTTGGCCGCCACTTTGGTGTATtgcgaaattaattttgtCATATGTCGGCTCAAGTGGGAGCGGCACTGTGGTGCGTAAAAATTCATAAAGCAAGTTTGAATTTGCCATTTAAAgtacagaaaataaaaaaaataacttaataaaAACCATGAGCATGGACACGATATGTACTCGAGTttccgactatcagatacccgtcaCTCACCTAGTTTGAATGAATCCATTTCAACAcgtttttttggcaattcgaTCGACAGaactaacaaaaaatgaaaaaatataaataaactttttcaacAGTGTGTCAAAATATTGCGCTTTTTGAGACCTCGACGTTCATAAGGACgtacagacggacatggccagatcgacttggctattgaacCTGATCAATACTCGACGAGTAACGTGTATAATGGTGACTCACATTTTATAGCCTTAGTGATTTATTGGGTGTTTCTGACccgttttaaaaataataagaaggattttttcaaaataatgtTTATTCAAATAGAATAAAACTGTATACAGGAAAATAACCttagatttattttaatacatcaaattgttttctgtgAATCGTGCCCACAATAGATCTGCAAACAAAAAGGTCTAGGGAATGCTGTCTAAATATTTGGAAATGCCCGGGACTTTTAGTTCCTCGCGTACAAGCCCAATTTAAAGCActcaaaaatttcaaaattaaatcttTTACGTTTTAAGCTAATTCCACATTTTTACTGAGCTCTGAAGAACGAGTTATTTTACTATGTAGTAAGTTCCAATTCAGGACGACCTGAATTTAATGTGACTcatgaatttaaatgtaattatttcacaaaaatAGTTCCTCAAACACAGATGATTGTGTTTGTACATGCTTATAAGAAAAGTACTGCATCTTAATGGTTTGgctcttgattttatttgtgaTGCGAAGATCCGGCGTGGGGACTCTGAGATCAGACTAAACTAGATAGAAATTACGCAGCTAAAAGCGATATATGGAGCTCAGCTCGTGTTTAATACGATTATTCGGGTGCCGCCTTTCTGCGAGCTTAATGGATAGAAAGGCCAACTGCTAACGGCTAAGCTGGAAAATTGTTACTTACTTAGTTCATTAGAAAACATTATCTATGTAGCTGAGAACTAtcagattaaagcaattcgCTGAAGTATACAGTTAAgtttgtattgatttttccGAGAGCGGAACTAGATTCGCCTCACTAATCAAAGCTTCCAAGCTTGATTGGCCATTACTTTGCACATCAAGGATCATAGATGTGTTTATTGATtgttagaaaatataaaaaaaaaatgcagtaTTCCTTGTTGGAATATTTCTTTGGCATCAGGAGGCCAAAAGGACCTGACGAGAGGGTCCTGCATGTACAATGGCCAGCGACATCGGCTTCTGCTATTTTATACTGGTGTGTCCCAGTTTTTCggtccatttttattttgcaagtGGAAACCCGTGATGGAACAGTGAAAACCGCAAGCTAACACCGCGAACTGGTCAACAAAGCACTAGTCCTGGCAAACAGGTTTGTGCAGATTGGCTTTATCCGCTGTTTGGTGGACGCCCAGAGGTGTCGGTGGGTTATAAAAAGGGCCTGGTCCCTTGTTTAACGGCGGTAATATAATTGTTCTCAATGATTTCTGTAGAGGAACTGTGATCTTAAAAAACTGTTCACAAAATGTAAAGTGAAAATATTCAGAAACCAAAGCCGACTTACttaaatttgctttttttaAAGAGATATATAAATACAGGTGCAGCGAAAAGGTCAGAGATAATAAAACATCTggaaaaactaattaattccCCGTCCAAACTGAATTAAAACAAGAATTAACAATGAAATACCCAAATGCCGCTGACAAAAGTTACACTTTAGTTTCCAAAACTGAACCGCTGGCCCCGGATTTACTCTTAAAAGCACATTCATGTTCCCAACCTCCATCGCCACCCACACCGAATGGCACGTGCATTGGCAATCAGTTAACCTTGCACATCCTACTAATTGAAAACAGGAAGAGTCCCAAACCCAGTAGCCTGGCCAGAAAGGAGTGCCAGGATGGATGGCAATAATGACTTTGCGGTTGCGGTTTCGGTTACACATTAATTGCAACATCGAGCATGCAAACAACACGGGCCTGATCCCTTTGATTGAAAATTCAGGTCCGACGAGAACCAGTACGAAATTAATGcgtttggaatgcaattatTGCGTTATTGCTCGTTTTTTCGGGTAGTCATGGTGTATCCCTTAATGCCTGGTCTTGTGTACCCTGTGGAAAGTGCTTTCACCACTCTGTTGCTGCCACAACAAAGCGCACATTGTGCGGCTTATGCCACAGACACTACTACCCCCACCTAGTGTACAGTTCAGGGGTCGTTTCAGCCGATGACATTGGCATGTCAACTGGCCATTGTCAATGTCCTCCAACAAAGTCATCTGCACTTGCATAACCCGGCGAAAGGACGTTCGTCATGGTATGCTTGATTTATTGTACTCATTCCGCACCTTTTGGGTGCAGAGAGTTTATTAGAGAAACTTATTACGCTCGGGCATTGAAATTAATgttaaaaaacaaagtcaTAACTTCACCCTGCATAGACACTTTGTTAATAGGGGAAACTGTAAGAAGCgaagataaaatatcagataTATCAGATATATATCAGATATATATCAGAATGACATGTTTTCCATAAATTAGGCAAGGCTTCCGAACAACAGAACGTTGCAATCAAAATCCGCTGAGGTAGCTTTGAAGGTCggttgtatttgttttgtggAAGGTTGTGTGGTCGCTGGGTGGCTATGGGTGGTCTATGGACGAGCCACTTGAACGAGATTATATGGCGGCTTGTCCTACTTACGGGCTTGGCACATGACCTCAAGCCTTTGGCTGGTCCATCTGTCCGCGCATTATAATTAGCATGAGCAGAATTAGCATATTAATGAGACCGCCCTTTGATTACACAGCTAATAAGCAGACAGCGGTTTGTATCCTTGTTCCAGCTCCAGTGTGTGGTTATTAGGGGAAATtactttgccaaaaaataattaaccaTAAAAAACCAggtttttgtgaatttttccGTCTATGCTTTTATATTCCTTGTAAATTTCATAAGCATGTACTGCATAGATTCGTCTTACTTAGGATGAACTAGTATATGAAATACAATTCAAATTTAGTATTCTACTTTTGGTATTTTAAATTTCCTAACTATCCTATTTAAGCGATAGTGAAATGGTAATTACAGTATGTATTTTTTGATgagtatttaaattaattatggaGACGAGTACACTTTTCTtaccatattttttttattatccgCAGATAATCACACCCACTCGTTCGCTGGTGCTCTGTGCAGAGTCCCGCCGCGAAATGGAGGATTGGCTGGGCAGCCTCAAAACGGCGTCGGCGCCGCAGAGGCCACGTGGTGACAGCTTCCTTATCGAGCAGCACGACATCCTGTccaaccaccaccactggTACGCCACCTCCCACGCCCGCCCCACCTACTGCAACGTGTGCAGGGACGCCCTTTCCGGGGTCACCTCCCACGGACTCAGCTGCGAGGTGTGCAAGTGCAAGGTGCACAAGCGGTGTGCGGCCAAGTCGATAGCCAACTGCAAGTGGACAACGCTAGCTAGTGTGGGCAAGGACATCATCGAGCAGGCGGATGGCATCATAATGCCGCATCAGTGGATGGAGGGCAACCTGCCGGTGTCCTCCATGTGTGCCGTCTGCAAAAAGACCTGCGGATCCGTGCTGAGACTCCAGGATTGGCGGTGCCTGTGGTGTCGGGCCACCGTCCATGTGGCTTGTCGTCCCCAGATGGCTGTGGCCTGTCCAATCGGACCTGCCAAGTTGTCTGTGGTTCCCCCAACCAGCGTGCACTCCATTAGCACCGATGACGCCTGGGATGTGGCCAGTCCCAAGGGCAACTTCTCGCCACTGCTGGTCTTCGTGAACTCCAAGTCTGGGGACAATCAAGGAGTGAAATTCCTGCGGCGCTTCAAGCAGCTACTGAATCCTGCACAAGTCTTTGATCTTATCTCTACGGGTCCGAGTCTGGGATTGCGGCTCTTTCGGCACTTCGAGATGTTCCGTATTCTGGTCTGCTCCGGTGACGGATCAGTGGGCTGGGTTCTTAGCGAGATCGATCGCTTCAACATGCATGtatgttttgatatatgtacataattatTCACAGCTTTTCCCGTCCGATCGCATTAGTAAAGATACATTTTACCGAGTAGCTATACATTAATCACAGACTGGATTAATTCTACATTTACCAgtttaacatttaataatgTACTTATGAAATATGGGTTTCCTCTCAAAATCAACAGAAACAATGTCAGGTGGCCGTGATGCCGTTGGGGACGGGCAACGATCTTGCCAGAGTTTTAGGTTGGGGCTCTAGCTGCGACGACGACACCCACCTGCCGCAGATTCTAGAGCGCTACGAGTCAGCCAGCACCAAAATGCTGGATCGCTGGAGCATCATGGTATTCGAAAAGGCTATTCCCGTACCCAAAACACCCAAGATGTCCATCAGCACTGAGCAAGAAGCGATGCTCACTGGTATGGTGACATCGGCCAACCACCACCTGCGTTTCATAGTGGAAACCAGTGACACCCAGACCCTGATCAGCTCCACGCGGAATCTTTGCGATACCGTTGACGACCTGGTATGCCGCATCTCGGAACACCACAAGGATGACGAACAGCTGGCCGTTAAGTGCGATATCCTCAGGCAGAAACTTAACATGCTGCTGGATGCTCTGCAAGAGGAGGAAATGGGTGCCCACAGTGGCGACGATTTGATAGCCACCATCAGGAGTCTTATTGCTAGAAGTATTCCGGTGACACCAGGATCCAGCGCCTATCTGCTGTGAGTAACTCTCGTCTTTCTACTACTTTTTTCCGGGATATTTtaatgtaaaaacaagagagttgctaaagtcgagttccccgactatcagatacccgttactcagctagtggaattcCGAACGAGAAGTTTCAACACTTTCTGGAATTTTTTTGAAAGTCTGGGCGTGATAGTTTTTAGCGGTTCGGCGTAATATCCAGTTCAACTCGGCTTTTGTTTCTGATcaggaatatacatatatacttcatatgggCGGAAGTGCTTCTTACTGttttactatacgagtaacgggtataataacctCATTCTATAAAATGTAATACGAAGTAATTGGAAATTATTATCTAAAACCTCTCACTACCAGCAACCCAAACATATCAATCGAAAAGACGGAAAAGGATCAAATTAATACAAAGGAGCGCAGAAATAGTCGGTCACTTCGCTCTAGCGAGAAAGAGGCTCTCCAGTGCCGTGCCAATAGCGTCAAGCGGGCCATCTACAATGTAGTGGAACACTCGGAACCGGGACGTCCTAAACGCTACCAGCGAAAGTTGTCGATCACACCGTTTGAGGCCCTTAAGCTACCTACAACCGCATCCGGAGAATCATCGCCCTGCACCTCCCCTTTACCGATAATACCACCCATCAACATTATCTCTCCCACCATGGAAACCTCACGGCTCACCTGCATTTCCCCTCTGCCTGATACCCGACGAGATTCCGTGGATGAGAACTTCTTTAACAGCATCAATTTGCCGGCTCCGCGGCAATTTGCGGATAGTCGTAGGAGCTCCGGTGTGGAAGTGATCCAGGAGATCGAGGAGGGTGCCAATGGGGAGACCATGTACCGAAGATGTCGCATGTCCCTGACCGGTGGAGCTAATATCGATGATGCCGGTAATCGTTTGTCACCCTGCAGTGATGGAGGTGAAAATACGCCCTCCGAGCGGAAAGTGGACTTCCTGAGGGTTCCGATCCACACTAGCGAACCGATCGTGGACCCCTTATGCGATTATCGTCCTCACGAGGTTTTCGAGCGTACTTACTACATGACCCGGGAAATGGACAAAGACAAGGagaaggacaaggacaaggacaaggagaaTGACAAAACCGTGGATATCGACAAGGAAAAGGATAATTTTGTGGCGAAGGAGGGCAGCATACCTGCCGAGAGGCTGGTTCACACATGCAACCTTCAGGTACCCGGCGTTGTCGTTACCCCAAACTCCCAAAATGTTTACTCAAGCGCCAGCATTACAATCATTGATACCGATGCACAAACCACTACCGTACGTGTCTCATTGTCGAAAAGTTCCATCCGCACCATGACGCCAACCTTGTTTTAATCCTTACAGGAGCAATCCTCTTCCGATGATCTTGGTGGTGAAGCTAGCGATATTCTGTCTGCTATTAGCAATGAGGAGTGCAGCGTGGCTTCTGAAATATTTGACAAGCAAGACGCAGGACAAACAGTGGGTGATATTATTCAGGTGAGAATAgttataatttgttaaaattttattgaGACCATATATTTTATCTCATCCtgttctttttaatttttgtactTTCTCTTTAATCCAGAATATGGATGCGAGCAACTTCACACACATCGACTCCCCAGAGACGAGCGACGAAACAGAGGCCATGCCTGGCGAGAGCATAATGGACGACATAAGCTCGGTACTGGGTCACGATATAACCTATGCCTTACAGGACAACACGCTTACCGACGACACAACCACTCTCTGCTCGGAACACGCGGGGCCACCGAAACCTCCCCGCAAAAAGTCATTGAGCGCCCTAAGCCGCACCCAAGCCCATCCGCGCCGTCGCAACTCTTCTCCACCGAGAATTGCGCGATTGGCGCGAATGGACAGCGATGACAATCCCCAGCAATTCGGATTTGAAAATATCGTTTTCGAGATAGATAATAGGTGTGACGACC is a window encoding:
- the LOC122620245 gene encoding diacylglycerol kinase eta isoform X2, which codes for MAHLKLDTLHVQRSPRGSRRSSPSSGRSSACSSGSLSPVPIIPIISISHDGDESESESEIETEPARLFQRRMSTKCTNNLTAIIKEGFLLKHTWSFQRWRRRYFRLKRNMLFYAKDEKCDVFDDIDLSDLCYFECGIKNVNHSFQIITPTRSLVLCAESRREMEDWLGSLKTASAPQRPRGDSFLIEQHDILSNHHHWYATSHARPTYCNVCRDALSGVTSHGLSCEVCKCKVHKRCAAKSIANCKWTTLASVGKDIIEQADGIIMPHQWMEGNLPVSSMCAVCKKTCGSVLRLQDWRCLWCRATVHVACRPQMAVACPIGPAKLSVVPPTSVHSISTDDAWDVASPKGNFSPLLVFVNSKSGDNQGVKFLRRFKQLLNPAQVFDLISTGPSLGLRLFRHFEMFRILVCSGDGSVGWVLSEIDRFNMHKQCQVAVMPLGTGNDLARVLGWGSSCDDDTHLPQILERYESASTKMLDRWSIMVFEKAIPVPKTPKMSISTEQEAMLTGMVTSANHHLRFIVETSDTQTLISSTRNLCDTVDDLVCRISEHHKDDEQLAVKCDILRQKLNMLLDALQEEEMGAHSGDDLIATIRSLIARSIPVTPGSSAYLLNPNISIEKTEKDQINTKERRNSRSLRSSEKEALQCRANSVKRAIYNVVEHSEPGRPKRYQRKLSITPFEALKLPTTASGESSPCTSPLPIIPPINIISPTMETSRLTCISPLPDTRRDSVDENFFNSINLPAPRQFADSRRSSGVEVIQEIEEGANGETMYRRCRMSLTGGANIDDAGNRLSPCSDGGENTPSERKVDFLRVPIHTSEPIVDPLCDYRPHEVFERTYYMTREMDKDKEKDKDKDKENDKTVDIDKEKDNFVAKEGSIPAERLVHTCNLQVPGVVVTPNSQNVYSSASITIIDTDAQTTTEQSSSDDLGGEASDILSAISNEECSVASEIFDKQDAGQTVGDIIQNMDASNFTHIDSPETSDETEAMPGESIMDDISSVLGHDITYALQDNTLTDDTTTLCSEHAGPPKPPRKKSLSALSRTQAHPRRRNSSPPRIARLARMDSDDNPQQFGFENIVFEIDNRCDDQKMREPPRYCSLAQFVEGNDIARQSFKQLMLEHQRDGDNDTDYPEQQQTPTNKGANLVATTSEDELSAQTAIKIEIHDIDATVRNINSSMKPNTILTTSTSPTKKSGHGQDVKRITFDESCKKESFDDVNPNYPQISVVVRPPTPLRGDSIKPTVSLMPVPSGGAMAVSMTCSGMLGVRAMNASEIRRHSSHAPGLAVREFDKDKDRRHSGFNPNQLTLDPEHARFLSSSPAASRRISCGSLFKPNEALPNLQTLKGSKSSLFMGSTLFGFDHLASAEKDKDDKGGKDKDKTPTEENNRKLPIINPLVRLPNWPNLANGGGFISKCLLANADTLCAAVSPLMDPDETLLAGYHEKCVMNNYFGIGIDAKISLDFHNKREEHPEKCRSRARNYMWYGVLGSKQLLQKTCKNLEQRVQLECDGQRIPLPELQGIVILNIPSFMGGTNFWGSSKKDDIFLPPSFDDRVLEVVAVFGSVQMAASRLINLQHHRIAQCQSVQINILGDEEIPIQVDGEAWLQPPGMIRILHKNRVQMLCRNRSLELSLKSWQEKQRQHSISIQRDASSTASEHANSTDEVISERECYVLLNFIEAVSSLVKWVKFLIISHPALQHDLYEVACRASEALESIHPQGKLLEGPSLRTKLVEVIDSSRQLYDDACTLLRDRGHSLILREDLETKLSAALANMEMELKKCSVQKCIDGKLRAYFNVLAPNEESDGRRKSRPFWVRLRSGSTAGQQAFKPPLTNTREAASNWSVNEVVTWLETMQLSEYVDSFLKNDIRGKELLTLGRRDLKDLGVVKVGHVKRILQAIKDLSEN
- the LOC122620245 gene encoding diacylglycerol kinase eta isoform X4, translating into MAHLKLDTLHVQRSPRGSRRSSPSSGRSSACSSGSLSPVPIIPIISISHDGDESESESEIETEPARLFQRRMSTKCTNNLTAIIKEGFLLKHTWSFQRWRRRYFRLKRNMLFYAKDEKCDVFDDIDLSDLCYFECGIKNVNHSFQIITPTRSLVLCAESRREMEDWLGSLKTASAPQRPRGDSFLIEQHDILSNHHHWYATSHARPTYCNVCRDALSGVTSHGLSCEVCKCKVHKRCAAKSIANCKWTTLASVGKDIIEQADGIIMPHQWMEGNLPVSSMCAVCKKTCGSVLRLQDWRCLWCRATVHVACRPQMAVACPIGPAKLSVVPPTSVHSISTDDAWDVASPKGNFSPLLVFVNSKSGDNQGVKFLRRFKQLLNPAQVFDLISTGPSLGLRLFRHFEMFRILVCSGDGSVGWVLSEIDRFNMHKQCQVAVMPLGTGNDLARVLGWGSSCDDDTHLPQILERYESASTKMLDRWSIMVFEKAIPVPKTPKMSISTEQEAMLTGMVTSANHHLRFIVETSDTQTLISSTRNLCDTVDDLVCRISEHHKDDEQLAVKCDILRQKLNMLLDALQEEEMGAHSGDDLIATIRSLIARSIPVTPGSSAYLLNPNISIEKTEKDQINTKERRNSRSLRSSEKEALQCRANSVKRAIYNVVEHSEPGRPKRYQRKLSITPFEALKLPTTASGESSPCTSPLPIIPPINIISPTMETSRLTCISPLPDTRRDSVDENFFNSINLPAPRQFADSRRSSGVEVIQEIEEGANGETMYRRCRMSLTGGANIDDAGNRLSPCSDGGENTPSERKVDFLRVPIHTSEPIVDPLCDYRPHEVFERTYYMTREMDKDKEKDKDKDKENDKTVDIDKEKDNFVAKEGSIPAERLVHTCNLQVPGVVVTPNSQNVYSSASITIIDTDAQTTTEQSSSDDLGGEASDILSAISNEECSVASEIFDKQDAGQTVGDIIQNMDASNFTHIDSPETSDETEAMPGESIMDDISSVLGHDITYALQDNTLTDDTTTLCSEHAGPPKPPRKKSLSALSRTQAHPRRRNSSPPRIARLARMDSDDNPQQFGFENIVFEIDNRCDDQKMREPPRYCSLAQFVEGNDIARQSFKQLMLEHQRDGDNDTDYPEQQQTPTNKGANLVATTSEDELSAQTAIKIEIHDIDATVRNINSSMKPNTILTTSTSPTKKSGHGQDISVVVRPPTPLRGDSIKPTVSLMPVPSGGAMAVSMTCSGMLGVRAMNASEIRRHSSHAPGLAVREFDKDKDRRHSGFNPNQLTLDPEHARFLSSSPAASRRISCGSLFKPNEALPNLQTLKGSKSSLFMGSTLFGFDHLASAEKDKDDKGGKDKDKTPTEENNRKLPIINPLVRLPNWPNLANGGGFISKCLLANADTLCAAVSPLMDPDETLLAGYHEKCVMNNYFGIGIDAKISLDFHNKREEHPEKCRSRARNYMWYGVLGSKQLLQKTCKNLEQRVQLECDGQRIPLPELQGIVILNIPSFMGGTNFWGSSKKDDIFLPPSFDDRVLEVVAVFGSVQMAASRLINLQHHRIAQCQSVQINILGDEEIPIQVDGEAWLQPPGMIRILHKNRVQMLCRNRSLELSLKSWQEKQRQHSISIQRDASSTASEHANSTDEVISERECYVLLNFIEAVSSLVKWVKFLIISHPALQHDLYEVACRASEALESIHPQGKLLEGPSLRTKLVEVIDSSRQLYDDACTLLRDRGHSLILREDLETKLSAALANMEMELKKCSVQKCIDGKLRAYFNVLAPNEESDGRRKSRPFWVRLRSGSTAGQQAFKPPLTNTREAASNWSVNEVVTWLETMQLSEYVDSFLKNDIRGKELLTLGRRDLKDLGVVKVGHVKRILQAIKDLSEN